One genomic region from Terriglobus aquaticus encodes:
- a CDS encoding response regulator transcription factor, producing MQILLVEDDSALASFLKKGMEQQGHTVMHAANGEAGVEIAAENQNDVIVLDLNLPRLDGVEVLQRMRLGGVQTPVLVLTGRGSVEERIRCLDAGADDFLVKPFSFHEMAARCRAILRRKGVETESSVVRHGALQVDRLTRTVHVHGAEVVLTAKEFALLDYLLQNRKRAVSRPELLEKVWKMAPDSGTNVVDVYVNYLRRKLRTDEGDEDLIVTVRGSGYALAPAAGPLKMVPRKPASDASFPAHMPGTEAFPAVAA from the coding sequence ATGCAGATTTTGCTCGTGGAAGATGACAGTGCTTTGGCGTCGTTCTTGAAGAAAGGTATGGAACAGCAGGGCCACACGGTGATGCACGCCGCAAACGGAGAAGCCGGCGTGGAGATTGCGGCGGAGAACCAGAATGACGTGATCGTGCTGGACCTGAACCTGCCGCGGCTGGACGGGGTAGAGGTGTTGCAGCGCATGCGCCTGGGTGGTGTGCAAACCCCGGTGCTGGTGCTGACGGGCCGCGGCTCCGTGGAGGAGCGCATCCGCTGCCTGGACGCCGGGGCAGACGATTTCCTGGTGAAGCCGTTTTCGTTCCACGAGATGGCGGCGCGATGCCGGGCGATCCTGCGGCGCAAAGGTGTGGAAACGGAGAGCTCCGTTGTGCGCCATGGAGCCTTGCAGGTGGACCGGCTGACACGGACGGTGCACGTTCACGGCGCGGAGGTGGTGCTGACCGCGAAGGAGTTTGCGCTGCTGGACTACCTGCTGCAGAACCGGAAGCGCGCGGTGAGCCGGCCGGAGTTGCTGGAGAAGGTCTGGAAGATGGCGCCGGACTCCGGCACCAACGTGGTCGATGTGTACGTGAACTATCTGCGCCGCAAGCTGCGGACGGACGAAGGCGACGAAGACCTGATCGTGACGGTACGGGGCAGCGGGTACGCGCTGGCTCCGGCGGCCGGTCCACTGAAGATGGTGCCGCGCAAGCCAGCCTCTGACGCGTCCTTCCCAGCGCACATGCCGGGTACGGAAGCCTTTCCGGCGGTGGCGGCATGA
- a CDS encoding sigma-54-dependent transcriptional regulator encodes MTQAAGREITGTQPPRTAALSATVLVVSANAELRAHLAKTLRGLRWTVQEAESGAEAWLRQEDRPCGAVLLDEWLPDLSAREFAQQFLEQFPTVDMLTTEGSPVASAVRSPRRNELLLALRDAEHLCAAAPAATASGLGMPPVSAAAAPVGNAAEERSAGGTTPVFALPGMLGGSAAMQELGALIRLAAPHSASILVEGETGTGKELVAQAVHRLSGRSAKPFVTLNCAAIPEQLLESELFGHTRGAFTGAVNSRMGRIEAAHGGTLFLDEIGEMPLPLQAKMLRFLECGEIQRIGENETSRVDVRIVAATHQPLELNAEQGRFRLDLFHRLSVFPVWVPPLRERMEDVPMLVQFALERLGQDAPQRSISAAAMDVLLAHSWPGNVRELLHVLQRAVILSTHSTEIGPEHIRLRARAR; translated from the coding sequence ATGACGCAGGCAGCGGGTCGGGAGATCACGGGAACACAGCCGCCTCGCACTGCGGCGCTGAGCGCGACAGTGCTGGTGGTGAGCGCGAATGCGGAGTTGCGGGCGCATCTGGCCAAGACGCTGCGAGGTCTGCGGTGGACGGTGCAGGAGGCGGAAAGCGGGGCTGAGGCGTGGCTGCGGCAGGAGGACCGTCCCTGTGGCGCGGTGCTGCTGGACGAGTGGCTGCCGGACCTGTCGGCGCGTGAGTTTGCCCAGCAGTTCCTGGAACAGTTTCCGACGGTCGACATGCTTACGACGGAGGGATCGCCGGTGGCGTCGGCCGTTCGGAGCCCGCGGCGGAACGAGCTGCTGCTGGCATTGCGCGATGCCGAGCACTTGTGTGCGGCTGCTCCGGCGGCGACAGCCTCGGGGTTGGGAATGCCACCAGTCTCCGCAGCAGCGGCTCCGGTGGGTAATGCTGCCGAGGAACGATCTGCGGGCGGCACAACCCCGGTGTTTGCCCTGCCGGGCATGCTGGGCGGCAGCGCGGCAATGCAGGAGTTGGGAGCGCTGATCCGGCTTGCGGCTCCGCATTCGGCCAGCATCCTGGTAGAAGGCGAGACGGGTACAGGCAAGGAGCTGGTGGCGCAGGCGGTGCACCGGTTGAGCGGGCGCTCGGCGAAGCCGTTTGTCACGCTGAACTGTGCGGCCATTCCAGAGCAACTGCTGGAGTCGGAGCTGTTTGGGCACACCCGCGGAGCGTTCACGGGCGCGGTGAACTCGCGCATGGGGCGCATCGAGGCGGCGCACGGTGGGACGCTGTTTCTGGACGAGATCGGGGAGATGCCGCTGCCGTTGCAGGCCAAGATGCTGCGCTTCCTGGAATGCGGGGAGATCCAGCGCATTGGTGAGAATGAGACCTCGCGCGTGGATGTGCGCATCGTGGCCGCGACGCACCAGCCGCTGGAGCTGAATGCAGAGCAGGGCCGGTTCCGCCTGGACCTGTTTCACCGGCTATCGGTGTTCCCGGTGTGGGTTCCGCCGCTGCGCGAGCGGATGGAAGATGTGCCCATGCTGGTGCAGTTTGCCCTGGAACGACTGGGGCAGGACGCACCGCAGCGGAGTATCAGCGCGGCTGCGATGGACGTCCTGCTGGCGCATAGCTGGCCGGGCAATGTCCGGGAGTTGCTGCACGTTCTGCAGCGCGCGGTGATTCTGAGCACCCACAGCACGGAGATCGGGCCGGAACACATTCGGCTGCGTGCGCGTGCGCGTTGA
- the flgK gene encoding flagellar hook-associated protein FlgK — translation MLDAPMTQALSRYLDLQTARIKVTATNMANQNTPGYARRTVTWTGGDTVSLTGIGAGQNPMATVTAQRSSVLDAAVASTTASSASANTVKSALNSLQAVFAINSAGDEGSGINAAMSGFFAAMQSIAADPSSGSARQAAFAAAQTVASSFQATSATLSQQASDLDGSVQNSVSSINQLTASIAALNGSIGCAGTAADREALLDQRSAQIDSLSQLVGVQQMSNSDGSVSLFTSNGGALVVGSQSDAVSTRSAGNGALQIYVQGTNITTGLEGGSVGGALAARDGALADAQTRIDALASAFATAVNAANSNGNTQAGNAGAAIFSLDPTAAHPAATIAVAATSGADFAAAGNGEGANGTGNANAMAALANQENSSGETFAGVLSSAISSIGTSAAAAQTNAAAASSAQNQASANQEALSGVSLDTEAANLTQYQRSYEAEAKLLAVLDQIMTDTINLGTNTAVS, via the coding sequence ATGCTGGACGCTCCCATGACCCAAGCGCTGAGCCGGTACCTGGATCTGCAAACGGCGCGCATAAAGGTGACGGCGACCAACATGGCCAACCAGAACACGCCAGGGTATGCACGCCGGACCGTGACCTGGACCGGCGGCGACACCGTAAGCCTGACCGGCATTGGCGCAGGACAGAATCCGATGGCGACCGTGACGGCGCAGCGCAGCTCTGTGCTGGATGCTGCCGTGGCCAGCACCACTGCGAGTTCGGCCTCAGCGAACACGGTGAAGTCTGCATTGAACTCTCTGCAGGCGGTGTTTGCGATCAACTCGGCCGGCGATGAAGGCTCCGGAATCAATGCAGCGATGAGTGGGTTCTTCGCCGCGATGCAGTCGATCGCGGCCGACCCGTCCAGCGGCAGCGCCCGGCAGGCGGCGTTTGCGGCAGCGCAGACGGTTGCGAGCAGCTTTCAGGCGACGAGTGCGACGCTCTCGCAGCAGGCGTCCGATCTGGATGGCTCGGTGCAGAACTCAGTCAGCAGCATCAACCAGCTCACAGCTTCGATTGCCGCGCTGAACGGGAGCATTGGATGCGCTGGCACCGCGGCGGACCGGGAGGCCCTGCTGGACCAGCGGAGCGCGCAGATCGACAGCCTTTCGCAGCTGGTTGGCGTGCAGCAGATGAGCAACAGCGATGGTTCGGTGAGCCTGTTTACGTCGAACGGCGGAGCCCTGGTGGTTGGCAGCCAGAGTGACGCGGTGTCCACGCGCAGTGCGGGCAACGGTGCGTTGCAGATCTATGTGCAGGGCACGAACATCACGACCGGTCTCGAGGGCGGCAGTGTTGGCGGTGCGCTTGCTGCGCGCGACGGAGCCCTGGCCGATGCGCAAACGCGAATCGACGCGCTGGCGTCTGCGTTTGCCACGGCGGTAAATGCCGCCAACAGCAACGGGAACACGCAGGCGGGGAACGCAGGAGCTGCGATCTTCAGCCTGGATCCTACGGCTGCGCATCCTGCGGCGACCATCGCGGTTGCTGCCACGAGCGGCGCCGACTTTGCGGCGGCAGGGAATGGCGAAGGCGCAAATGGGACGGGTAACGCGAACGCGATGGCAGCACTGGCGAACCAGGAGAACTCGTCCGGTGAAACCTTTGCGGGCGTGCTGAGCTCTGCAATCAGCAGCATCGGAACGTCTGCCGCGGCTGCGCAGACCAATGCCGCAGCAGCAAGCTCAGCGCAGAACCAGGCGAGCGCGAACCAGGAGGCGCTGTCGGGTGTCTCGCTGGATACGGAGGCGGCGAACCTGACCCAGTATCAGCGCAGCTACGAGGCGGAGGCCAAGCTGCTGGCTGTGCTGGACCAGATCATGACCGACACCATCAACCTCGGCACTAACACGGCGGTTTCCTAA
- a CDS encoding flagellin N-terminal helical domain-containing protein, with protein MLTSASSMASLVAQAGALSDQQAEIARELSSGTRLTRLSNDPMAAAATVRLSSGIAEASATAAAIQTVQARMQTADSALGSVVTQLTSAISTAVAAANGTQNAADLASGAVQLSSIRDSVLNAANSSYNGTYLFAGTSSAVPFAMNSSTGEVSYGGDAAGMTFAVAGQTLQTSASGSALFGSGSGSVFASLQSLIGTMASGGTPTAGQVESLRSSLQTVIDGRSALASSQSRLQTAATGVASQQTNLQAEQTTVAASDPVALATELSAAETQRSALLSSLASMSKSSLFDYLSA; from the coding sequence ATGCTGACTTCTGCAAGTTCGATGGCGAGCCTGGTTGCCCAGGCGGGAGCGCTGAGCGATCAGCAGGCGGAGATTGCGCGAGAGCTGAGCAGCGGGACGCGGCTGACGCGGCTCTCCAACGATCCGATGGCGGCGGCGGCGACCGTTCGGTTGAGCAGCGGTATTGCCGAGGCTTCGGCTACGGCTGCTGCGATCCAAACTGTGCAGGCTCGCATGCAGACGGCAGACTCGGCACTGGGATCGGTCGTGACACAACTCACGTCCGCCATTTCCACGGCGGTTGCTGCGGCAAATGGGACGCAGAACGCGGCAGACCTGGCAAGTGGTGCCGTGCAGTTGAGCAGCATCCGGGACAGCGTGCTGAACGCGGCCAACAGCAGCTATAACGGCACGTACCTGTTTGCGGGAACTTCGTCGGCCGTGCCATTCGCGATGAACAGCAGCACGGGTGAGGTGAGCTACGGCGGCGACGCTGCCGGTATGACGTTTGCGGTCGCGGGTCAGACGCTGCAGACCTCGGCAAGCGGGTCGGCACTGTTTGGCAGCGGAAGCGGATCGGTGTTTGCAAGCCTGCAGAGCTTGATCGGGACTATGGCCTCCGGAGGGACACCGACTGCGGGCCAGGTTGAGAGTCTGCGGTCATCGTTGCAGACCGTGATTGATGGGCGAAGCGCACTGGCCAGCAGCCAGAGTCGCCTGCAAACGGCCGCCACTGGGGTGGCGTCGCAACAGACGAATCTCCAGGCGGAGCAGACCACGGTCGCGGCAAGCGATCCCGTGGCGCTGGCCACGGAGTTGAGTGCGGCGGAGACACAGCGGTCTGCGCTGTTGAGCAGCCTGGCCAGCATGAGTAAGAGCAGCCTGTTCGATTACCTGTCGGCCTGA